In the Synechococcus sp. MU1643 genome, CCGTGCCCGAAGCTGCCGCCAGCGCTATGAGCGCGCCGTTGTTCGCCTTCCCGACAGCCGCCGGGGCATTTGGTTCGGTGATGACAAGCGTGCGGCCTAGGTCGCGCCGTTGACGAGAACGGCTGGCTGCAGGGGGGCGTGCAGCAACTCAAAGACCGAATCGATGCGCTCAGCCTCCACTTGCGAAATCGAGAGCATCAAGGCCAGCACATCGAGCCGTCGTCGCTCCTCGGCGGAATAGGGCCCATCGGAGCGCATCAGTTCTGAGGCCATGGCGTAGGCCGTGAGCGCTTGATCGGCCGTGAGCACCTTGGCGGCCTCCAGCATCAGCGCCTTCGTCCCCCGCTCAAGCCGCATGGCAAGCACCGCATCCATCAGCAGCACTACCTCGTTCTCACTCATCCGGCAGTAGGGCTCGCGATAGTCGAGGGCATGCCGGAACGCCCTAGCCCCAGCTCGGCTGAGGGTGTCGTCCCAAGACACCGCGGTAAGGCCAACGGCTGCAAAAGCAGTGACGACATTCATCGGGAATGGCGCAATCGTTGCCCAACTGTTGATGAATGGCCTGGGTCGCTGTTGTTAAAAGCGCAACAGCCCGTTGCGGATGAGTTGTTTGACCTAGTCGCCCCCTGGAGTTATTCCGGCAGTCGCTCCACGGCCACATGCATGAACCGCTTCACCATGGAGATTGGCCAGCCTTCCCGCTGCAGGCTTTCAGCGATCTGATCGATCTGAATAATGATCTCTTCAGCAACAAGCTCTTCAAGCAGCTGGTTTGAATGTTGCGTGGTGGTCATGGGTCGACAGCACTGCACCGGGCCTAACCCACCCAGGCTGTGTTTTGCCACATTGATTTCGTCGCCTTCGGTTGCAGGCTTGCGGCGTTGTTGCCAGCTTGAGGGGATGAAACAAGCTTCCCTGCTCCGGCGCATCGGCACCTACCTGCTCGGTTTGGTGGATGAGTACTGGGCCATGCGTCGTCCCTGGCAGTACGGCGCCAAGCAACCCCAATGCGGGCTGCAGTGTGATGGGGACCATTGCGAGCGCGTGGACTGAGTCAGTCCAGCGCAAAATGCGCGTTTACACCGGTTGCGGCTGCTCCATGTCCCCACAACAGTGAGGTCAGCACTGGAGATGAGATGGAGTTCAAAAGCCGCATTTTTGCCACTTCGCGCGGGTCCACCATCGACGCCATCGGCGAAGGCAAATATCTGGTCTGTAATCAGGCCTATTGCTTCATGGTGCATGGCCTCCGCCAAGCCCATGAGGCCGTGCAACGTCAGGAAAAGCCCGGGCTCTGAGCCATGGCGGAGTACCGGATTCACTGCAAGCACTGCGGCTACGAGGGGCAGGCCAACTCCCGTTGGATCCCCTTTGTGCAGGTGGAGAAGCGGGGGCAGGATTGCCCCCATTGCGGCCGCCCCACCCTGCTTGAGCCCTGGTGCACGCTGCGTGCTGAGGCGTCAATGCCCGACTACTAGCCCGGCTATTAGGCCGTCTACTTAAAGGTCTGCCAGCTGCTGGTGAGCCACTGGGGAGCCACGCTCCACCAGATGGCGGTTGCCACAAAAATCGCGGTGAGGCCGATCAGGCTGGTGATCAGCTCCTCCTGCCGGTTATCGGAGCGAAGTTTCTTGGCTTTGCCCACGGTTCGTCTTGAATGCTTCCCTCGGTGTAGGGCCTCTGTTCACCATTGGCCATCGGTCAAAACACCCGGCCGCAGCTCTGGCGATGATGGGCTCAGCGTCAAGGCCCGATGAGCACCGCCACGTTTGCTGAGTTCGCCGAACGGGCCGACTACTCCCTCTTGGAAGCCCTTACGCCTGATCCCGAGGCGACAGCCGATGGGGAGGACCACCGTCCTCGCCAGGTTCTCTCCGGTCACTACGTGCCGGTGACGCCCACCCCAATCCCTGAGCCCCAATACCTGGCGCACAGCCGCAGCTTGTTCAGCGAGCTGGGCCTCAGCGACGGCCTGGTCCAGGATGATCAGTTCCGCCGAATGTTCTCTGGTGATCTCTGTGTGGCCACAGGTCCGATGCGGCCCTGGGGCTGGGCCACGGGCTATGCGCTCTCGATCTACGGCACCGAATACACCCAGCAGTGCCCCTTTGGAAATGGCAACGGCTACGGCGATGGCCGCGCCATGTCGGTGTTTGAGGGTTTGTTTGAAGGGCGCCGCTGGGAGATGCAGCTCAAAGGCGGTGGTCCAACGCCCTACTGCCGTGGTGCCGATGGCCGTGCGGTGCTCCGCTCCAGCGTTCGTGAATTTTTGGCCCAGGAGTTCATGCATGCCCTTGGTGTGCCCACCTCCCGTTCGTTGACGCTCTACGTCTCCCATGCAGAGACGGTGCGTCGCCCCTGGTATTCCGAGAACTCACGCTCGATGGACCCGGACGTGATGGTCGACAACCCGGCGGCCATCAGCACGCGGGTGGCGCCATCGTTTCTGCGGGTGGGTCAGCTTGAGTTGTTCGCCCGCCGTGCCCGCAGTGAGGCCCATCCCCGGGCGCACCAAGAGCTGCACCAGATCGTGGCGCACTTGATCGAACGCAATTACCGCCAGGAGATCGATCCCGGCCTGCCGTTCAGCGACCAGGTTGTGCTGTCGGCGCGCTTGTTCCGTGATCGCCTCACCGCACTCGTGGCCAACTGGATCCGGGTTGGCTACTGCCAGGGCAATTTCAACAGCGACAACTGCGCCGCCGGCGGCTTCACCCTCGACTACGGCCCGTTTGGGTTCTGCGAGCTGTTCGATCTGCGCTTTCAGCCCTGGACGGGTGGCGGCGCCCACTTCTGCTTCTTCAACCAGC is a window encoding:
- a CDS encoding protein adenylyltransferase SelO family protein, with protein sequence MSTATFAEFAERADYSLLEALTPDPEATADGEDHRPRQVLSGHYVPVTPTPIPEPQYLAHSRSLFSELGLSDGLVQDDQFRRMFSGDLCVATGPMRPWGWATGYALSIYGTEYTQQCPFGNGNGYGDGRAMSVFEGLFEGRRWEMQLKGGGPTPYCRGADGRAVLRSSVREFLAQEFMHALGVPTSRSLTLYVSHAETVRRPWYSENSRSMDPDVMVDNPAAISTRVAPSFLRVGQLELFARRARSEAHPRAHQELHQIVAHLIERNYRQEIDPGLPFSDQVVLSARLFRDRLTALVANWIRVGYCQGNFNSDNCAAGGFTLDYGPFGFCELFDLRFQPWTGGGAHFCFFNQPVAAEANYRMFWKSLRTLMEGQAEAQAQLDQLLEGFPAAMQEAMQRMWSSKLGVSSADDALVRELLQLLVDSSADYSMLFRRLSDLPEQIDPLRDCFYLPLSASLESQWQDWLRRWRAQWPSGVDPAQISARMRRVNPAITWREWLIAPAYQQAAEGDTSLMAELQQLFSTPYDTPAPELAARYDRLKPREYFSAGGVSHYSCSS
- a CDS encoding tellurite resistance TerB family protein, encoding MNVVTAFAAVGLTAVSWDDTLSRAGARAFRHALDYREPYCRMSENEVVLLMDAVLAMRLERGTKALMLEAAKVLTADQALTAYAMASELMRSDGPYSAEERRRLDVLALMLSISQVEAERIDSVFELLHAPLQPAVLVNGAT